In a single window of the Candidatus Methylomirabilota bacterium genome:
- a CDS encoding CopG family transcriptional regulator has product MRAEYDFSKGKRGALIAPKGKTRITIYIDNTVLDEFRARAERAGTGYQTMMNEALKAFLGKRESPVTEAVLRQVIREELPRVSRLAVRSPGGAKQRRVG; this is encoded by the coding sequence ATGAGGGCTGAGTACGACTTTTCAAAGGGTAAGCGAGGCGCGCTGATCGCTCCGAAGGGTAAGACACGCATCACGATTTATATCGACAACACGGTGCTCGATGAGTTCCGCGCTCGCGCGGAGCGCGCGGGTACCGGATATCAAACCATGATGAACGAGGCGCTCAAGGCCTTCCTGGGAAAGCGCGAGTCTCCCGTGACGGAAGCCGTATTGCGCCAAGTGATCCGAGAAGAACTGCCGAGGGTCTCGCGGCTCGCTGTGCGCTCACCTGGGGGCGCCAAGCAACGGCGCGTCGGTTAG
- a CDS encoding DUF2442 domain-containing protein: protein MDKAHDIQHVSFSGTIMYLRVDGKDYQIDVAGESERLRTATQQQREHFEISPAGYGIHWPDVDEDLSIDGLIGVRHTPPFVTTEI, encoded by the coding sequence ATGGATAAAGCGCACGACATTCAGCACGTATCCTTCTCCGGAACCATCATGTACCTGCGAGTCGACGGGAAGGATTATCAGATCGATGTCGCTGGTGAGTCAGAACGCTTGCGCACCGCGACGCAGCAGCAGAGGGAACACTTCGAGATCTCCCCGGCTGGTTACGGCATTCACTGGCCGGATGTGGATGAAGACCTGTCCATTGACGGGCTCATCGGTGTGAGGCATACACCGCCGTTCGTTACGACCGAAATATAG
- a CDS encoding site-specific DNA-methyltransferase, with product MDRKAPVSAYRQVIPTEGRLSEGAASYGRPHAGRQLGFDFVENVRTGNGFRDPAFSDNKTQPLHRWVPWIAGFSAQFVQDCFETFLKDRRRRATSRVLDPFAGVGTTLVQSLLSGFDCLGFEINPYAALACKAKLNSPKLDLEKLEAYCLEYQKLAAEAAQPGGVQRPAEFETRIPFFSPSVEAQVLAFLNFAEEIPDPDIADLFRVAFGSVMVSFSNYTYEPSLGSRPGAGKPLIEKADVHSTILRKLFDMVSDIRWIKPRVEALPSAKGQVYNLDFLETEDLLPACSVDLMVTSPPYMNNYHYVRNTRPQLFWLSLVASPKELRRLEEANFGKYWQTVRSAKPLDLQFDHPELARTLARLRQTRTDKGPYGGPGWANYVTAYFNDCDRFCRVLKRALARRGIGVVVIGNSIIQGHEIKTDLVLADIARHNGFELMGVQQIRTKRVGASITTSAVRRGERNQATLYESAVIVRKR from the coding sequence GTGGACCGGAAGGCTCCGGTGTCTGCATACCGGCAGGTTATTCCGACCGAGGGCAGGCTCTCGGAAGGGGCCGCCTCCTATGGACGTCCTCATGCCGGTCGGCAGCTTGGTTTTGATTTTGTTGAGAACGTCAGAACCGGAAATGGTTTTCGCGATCCGGCGTTTTCGGACAATAAGACACAGCCGCTCCATCGCTGGGTTCCGTGGATTGCCGGGTTTTCTGCGCAATTCGTTCAGGATTGCTTCGAGACTTTTCTGAAGGATCGCAGGAGGCGCGCGACCTCGCGCGTCCTCGATCCATTTGCCGGTGTCGGAACGACGCTGGTCCAGTCGCTCTTGAGTGGATTCGACTGCCTCGGTTTCGAAATCAATCCCTATGCCGCCCTCGCTTGTAAGGCCAAGCTGAATTCACCCAAGCTTGATCTGGAGAAGTTGGAGGCATACTGTCTGGAGTACCAGAAACTGGCCGCCGAAGCCGCCCAGCCGGGTGGCGTACAGAGGCCAGCCGAGTTCGAGACGCGCATCCCGTTCTTCAGCCCCTCCGTTGAGGCGCAAGTTCTCGCATTCCTCAACTTCGCCGAAGAGATTCCGGACCCGGATATTGCTGACCTGTTTCGTGTGGCCTTCGGCTCCGTGATGGTAAGCTTCTCCAATTACACGTATGAGCCAAGTCTGGGCTCCCGGCCAGGGGCCGGGAAGCCGCTCATTGAGAAAGCGGACGTCCACTCCACGATTCTGCGTAAGCTCTTCGATATGGTGTCCGACATTCGATGGATCAAGCCGCGGGTGGAAGCTCTTCCGAGTGCAAAGGGGCAGGTCTACAACCTCGATTTCCTGGAAACAGAAGATCTGTTACCGGCGTGTTCCGTGGATTTAATGGTCACCTCTCCCCCATATATGAATAACTATCACTATGTCCGCAACACGCGCCCTCAACTCTTCTGGCTCTCCTTGGTAGCTTCTCCGAAAGAATTACGGCGACTGGAGGAAGCCAACTTCGGAAAGTACTGGCAGACGGTCCGTTCCGCAAAGCCGTTGGATTTGCAATTCGATCACCCCGAGTTAGCTCGCACGCTTGCCAGACTTCGTCAGACCCGTACGGACAAGGGGCCGTACGGTGGGCCTGGGTGGGCCAACTATGTGACGGCCTACTTCAACGACTGCGACCGCTTCTGTCGCGTATTGAAACGAGCTTTGGCGCGACGCGGTATAGGAGTAGTTGTGATAGGGAATTCAATCATCCAGGGACACGAGATCAAGACGGACCTCGTTCTTGCGGATATCGCCCGTCACAATGGGTTCGAGCTGATGGGGGTACAGCAGATCCGCACGAAGCGCGTCGGCGCCAGCATCACGACCTCCGCTGTGAGGCGAGGCGAACGAAACCAGGCAACCCTCTACGAAAGTGCCGTCATTGTGAGAAAGAGGTAA
- a CDS encoding ATP-dependent protease (among the AAA+ ATPases, the YifB protease family belongs to the Helix 2 insert clade; unknown function): protein MLAKVLSSAVTGVEAYLVDVEVDIAQGLPNFNMVGLPDAAVKESRDRVRAAIKNCGFDFPARRITVNLAPADVKKEGACFDLPIACAILAAMGLIKPDRLQSHLLLGELALDGSVRGITGALPMAVAAARSRLAGMILPTENAPEAAVVEGLEVFGVETLPQVVEFLNGAQPIPPTCVDLQEVFAQHASYGVDLADVKGQAHAKRALEVAAAGGHNILLIGPPGSGKTMLAKRLATILPDLILEEAIEVTKIHSICGFVPSRTALVATRPFRSPHHTISDAGLIGGGTNPRPGEVSLAHHGVLFLDELPEFKRSVLEVLRQPLEDGNVTIARAATSVTYPARFMLAAAMNPCPCGFFTDPQRPCTCSPQQIQRYRSRISGPLLDRIDLHLDVPPLRYRELTTDSQGESSEQVRTRVKQARAAQQERFRRTRTFCNAQMGVKQIRRHCTIGSDGQALLEAAIERLGLSARAHDRILKVARTIADLEGHETIRTDHLAEAIQYRTLDRRTGW, encoded by the coding sequence ATGCTGGCCAAGGTGCTATCGAGCGCAGTAACGGGCGTCGAGGCCTACCTGGTGGACGTCGAGGTCGATATCGCCCAGGGACTGCCCAACTTCAACATGGTCGGACTGCCGGACGCCGCGGTCAAGGAGAGCCGAGACCGAGTCAGGGCGGCTATCAAGAACTGCGGATTCGACTTTCCCGCCCGGCGGATCACCGTGAACCTGGCGCCGGCCGACGTCAAGAAGGAGGGCGCCTGCTTCGACCTCCCCATCGCCTGTGCCATTCTGGCGGCGATGGGCCTGATCAAGCCCGACCGCCTCCAGAGCCATCTGCTGTTGGGTGAGCTGGCGCTGGACGGCAGTGTCCGAGGGATCACCGGCGCCCTGCCGATGGCGGTCGCGGCCGCGCGCAGCCGACTTGCCGGGATGATCCTGCCGACAGAAAACGCCCCCGAGGCGGCCGTGGTAGAGGGGCTTGAGGTCTTCGGGGTCGAGACCCTTCCGCAGGTGGTGGAGTTTCTGAACGGCGCACAGCCGATTCCGCCCACATGTGTCGACCTGCAGGAGGTCTTTGCCCAGCACGCCAGCTACGGCGTCGATCTGGCCGATGTGAAGGGACAGGCGCATGCGAAGCGAGCGCTGGAGGTGGCGGCGGCCGGCGGCCACAACATCCTCCTCATTGGCCCACCAGGGTCCGGCAAGACAATGCTCGCCAAGCGGCTGGCCACCATTCTGCCTGACCTGATTTTGGAGGAGGCGATCGAGGTGACGAAGATCCACTCCATCTGCGGCTTTGTGCCGTCCCGGACGGCTTTGGTGGCGACGCGACCCTTCCGATCGCCGCACCACACCATCTCGGATGCCGGGCTGATCGGCGGCGGAACGAACCCGCGCCCCGGCGAGGTGAGCCTGGCGCATCACGGTGTCCTCTTTCTCGACGAGCTACCTGAGTTCAAGCGGTCGGTCCTGGAGGTGTTGCGCCAGCCGCTGGAGGACGGTAACGTGACCATCGCGCGCGCCGCGACCTCCGTCACCTACCCGGCCCGCTTCATGCTGGCCGCCGCCATGAACCCCTGCCCATGCGGCTTCTTCACCGACCCGCAACGGCCCTGTACCTGTTCCCCCCAGCAGATCCAGCGGTACCGATCCCGGATCTCCGGCCCGCTGTTGGACCGGATCGACCTGCACCTCGACGTCCCGCCGCTTCGGTATCGGGAGCTGACCACCGATTCGCAGGGGGAGTCCTCTGAGCAGGTCCGGACGCGGGTCAAACAGGCGAGGGCCGCGCAGCAGGAGCGATTCAGACGAACCCGGACCTTCTGTAACGCCCAGATGGGTGTGAAGCAGATTCGACGACACTGTACGATCGGGTCCGACGGCCAGGCGCTCCTGGAGGCCGCCATCGAGCGGCTCGGACTGTCCGCGCGGGCGCACGACCGGATCCTCAAGGTGGCCCGCACCATCGCCGACCTCGAAGGCCACGAGACGATCCGGACCGACCACCTGGCCGAAGCGATCCAATACCGGACCTTGGATCGTCGCACCGGGTGGTGA
- a CDS encoding YraN family protein has product MTTGRSALGTEGERAAKAYLQTKGFRILHENYVTPLGEIDLIAQEKDVLVFVEVKTRTSNEFGPPQASVTPRKQHQIVKVAELFLQRHRSSGSACRFDVVAVTFPGGQAGAPEILLIRDAFSSEGTTIF; this is encoded by the coding sequence ATGACAACCGGGCGATCGGCGCTTGGAACGGAAGGGGAGCGCGCGGCAAAGGCGTATCTGCAGACCAAAGGGTTCCGCATCCTCCACGAAAACTACGTCACCCCGCTGGGCGAGATCGATCTGATTGCGCAGGAGAAAGACGTACTGGTGTTTGTGGAGGTGAAGACCCGCACCTCCAACGAGTTTGGTCCGCCGCAGGCCTCGGTCACGCCACGGAAGCAACATCAGATCGTCAAGGTGGCGGAACTGTTCTTGCAGCGCCATCGATCGTCCGGGTCCGCCTGCCGCTTCGATGTCGTCGCGGTTACGTTTCCCGGGGGCCAGGCAGGAGCGCCTGAGATCCTCCTGATCCGGGATGCCTTCAGCAGCGAGGGGACCACCATCTTTTAA
- a CDS encoding ribonuclease HII, protein MEACLRADGHRLIAGVDEVGRGSLAGPVVAAAVILPPTCAIQGVRDSKLLSARRREQLDAAIRAEATAVGFGVVQEEMIDALNILQATMLAMQLAIDALNPPPGFVLIDGNQSPCCAIPHRVIPSGDRLCFSISAASILAKVARDRIMLAYDLALPHYGFGRHKGYGTSEHLSAVAQFGVSPIHRKSFKGVREYV, encoded by the coding sequence GTGGAAGCCTGCCTTCGCGCTGACGGACATCGGCTTATCGCGGGGGTTGATGAGGTTGGGCGCGGGTCGCTGGCCGGGCCTGTCGTCGCAGCCGCAGTGATCCTGCCCCCGACCTGTGCGATTCAGGGGGTGCGCGACTCCAAACTTCTCAGCGCGCGACGGCGCGAGCAGCTCGATGCCGCGATCAGGGCCGAAGCGACGGCCGTGGGCTTCGGCGTCGTTCAGGAGGAGATGATCGATGCCCTTAATATCCTCCAGGCGACCATGCTGGCGATGCAGCTCGCCATCGACGCCTTGAATCCACCCCCCGGTTTCGTCCTGATCGACGGCAACCAATCCCCCTGCTGCGCCATTCCTCATCGAGTGATCCCTTCCGGAGACCGTCTCTGTTTCTCTATCTCGGCAGCATCCATTCTGGCCAAGGTGGCCCGAGACCGGATTATGCTGGCGTACGATCTGGCTCTTCCACACTACGGTTTCGGCCGACATAAAGGGTACGGGACCTCGGAACATCTGTCGGCTGTTGCGCAATTCGGCGTGAGCCCTATTCACCGGAAGAGCTTCAAGGGCGTTCGGGAATACGTATGA
- a CDS encoding 50S ribosomal protein L19 — MNVIRSVETPSLKGEIPSFSPGDTIKVQVKVREGDKERLQAFEGVVIRKRGSGLGATFTVRKVTYGVGVERIFPVHSPMIEKVECVRRGRVRRAKLYYLRKLRGKAARISERKLT; from the coding sequence ATGAATGTCATCAGAAGCGTCGAAACACCCTCGTTGAAGGGGGAGATTCCCAGCTTTTCGCCGGGCGATACGATCAAGGTGCAGGTGAAGGTGCGGGAAGGGGATAAGGAACGACTCCAGGCATTTGAGGGGGTCGTCATTCGTAAACGCGGGAGCGGCTTGGGTGCCACGTTTACGGTCCGCAAGGTGACCTACGGTGTCGGGGTCGAGCGTATCTTCCCTGTCCATTCCCCCATGATCGAGAAGGTCGAGTGCGTCAGACGGGGTCGTGTTCGTCGGGCCAAGCTCTACTACCTGCGAAAGCTGAGGGGCAAGGCTGCGCGTATCTCCGAGCGCAAGCTGACGTAA